Below is a window of Fervidobacterium pennivorans DSM 9078 DNA.
AATTGCGTTGTAATAATCGTCTGACCTGAACGTATAACCGAACACGCCATGTTCAGCTCTTTTGATTATTGCATTGATAACACGTTCTGGGCTTTTGAAATCCATATCGGCAACCCACATGGGGAGCACATCTTCACCGTATAGTTTGATTATCATATCCCATTTGAACGAGTCGGTTTTTTTCCGGTCGATAATAGTGTCAAAATTGTTGTTCTTTGCAGTTTCAGGCATTGAAAAGCCCCCTTCTCGAATTGTTTAAATTCTCATCACAAAGATTATAACAAAAAAGTGCCCCAGCAAGGAGCACTTTTCATAAATTTTTTCGTAAAAATTGAAATTTATTCCCACTCAATCGTTGCGGGTGGTTTCGATGTTATATCGTAAACAACCCTATTTACACCTTTTACTTCGTTCACTATTCTCTTTGCGACGTGGTTCAAAAATTCATGTGGCAATTTTGCCCAATCAGCTGTCATTCCATCTTCGCTTGTTACTGCCCTCAAAGCAATAACATTCTCGTAAGTTCTATAATCTCCCATAACACCAACGGTTTTGACGGGTAGCAAAACAGCGAACGCTTGCCAGACTTTGTTGTATAAATCCCACTTCTTGAGTTCTTCGATAAATATCGCATCTGCTTCCTGCAAGATGCTGACAGCCTCTTTTGTTACAGCTCCAATAATTCTGACTGCAAGTCCCGGACCTGGGAATGGATGACGATAGAGTATACTTTCGGGCAAGCCTAATTCTTTTCCAAGAGCTCTAACCTCATCTTTGAAAAGGTATCTGAGAGGTTCAATGATTTTGAAGGGTAGCTTTTCAGGCAATCCACCTACGTTGTGATGGGTTTTAATCTTCGCACCAGCTTTTCGTTCTGCTACTTTACTCTCTATCACATCTGGATAGAGTGTTCCCTGAGCCAAATATTGAATGTCTCCATGCTTTTGTTTAAGCTTCATCGCTTCTTCGTAGAAAACGTCTATAAATGTGTGTCCAATTCTTTTTCTTTTTTCCTCAGGGTCTTCGATACCTTCCAAAACTTCGAAGAACCTATCCGATGCGTCTACGTAGTGTATCCTTATTCCTAACTCTTCAAATTGTTTCACCACTTCTTGACCTTCGTTTTTTCTTAAGAGCCCAGTGTCAACAAATATAGGAATCAACTTATCTGGCACAGCTTTGTATAATAGCATGGCTACAACAGAAGAATCAACTCCTCCGGACAAGCCAAGGATAACCTTTCCATCTATCTTTTCTCTGAGCTCATTTATTATTTCTTCAGCAAGGTTTTTCATTGACCAATTTGGAGAAAGTTTCGCAACGACTGTTAAGAAATTGCGCAGTATATCTTTTCCGTACTGAGTGTGGACAACTTCCGGGTGGAATTGGACTCCGTAGTATTTATTGTCCAAGCTTCGAATAGCTGCATAAGGAGAGTTCTCACTTCTTGCTATAACTTCAAACCCGTCTGGTAGAACCTCTACCCTGTCCGAATGACTCATCCAAACGGTGAACTTACTAGGTACTCCTTCGAAGATTCCAACGTGTTTTAGAATTTCCAACTGCGCCGGTCCAAATTCTCTATGCGGAGACTTTTCCACCCTACCTCCGAGTTGATGAACAAGGGCTTGGAGTCCGTAGCAGATTCCAAGAACCGGCAGGTTGCTTTCAAAAACGTAGGAAGGTATCTTAGGTGAGTTCTCATCGTAGACGCTTGCGGGACCTCCTGAGAGGATGAAAGCGCTTGGTAATAGTTTTTGGACGCTCTCCCAGGGTTCGTCATATGGGAGTAGTTCTGCGTAAAACCCAAGTTCCCTGACACGTCTGAGTATCAGCTGGGTGTACTGTGAACCAAAATCAAGTACTACAACTGTTCTTCTCTCCATCGTCTTCCCCCCACGGTTTTCTGGTAATTTCTTATTTGCGATGTTTTACTTATACCAAAAAGCTACCATATGAGTACGTATTCTTCAAGCAAAAATATTTGAATTTTGTTTTGCAATTGTTATGAACTATTTGCGAGAAAGCTTATATAACCAACTTATGGTGGTATAATTCTTTTTGGAAAACAAAAAAAGTAGCGACGCTTTTATGCATAAAAAAGGAGAGTGTTGTTATGGATAAAGAATTGTTGCTAATTCCAAAACCAAAGCTGATGCAATGGAAGGTTGAGCAAGAATCAGGTGTAACTATTCCGAAAAGCGGGTTTATCTACACAACGAACGAAAAGATAGCTAAGTATTTGAGAGAGAAAGAAACAGTATTCAAAGAATACACGATAACGAAATCTAAAAAAGGAGATGAATTTCTTCAGTTGATAGTTAACCCTTACATTTTTCCAAAGAAAGAGGGTTATAGATTGACAATAGACAGTAACATCGTTATAACAGCTCACGATGAGGCAGGTTTGTTTTACGGTGTTCAGACGTTGAGACAAATTCTAAGACAGATTTCACACTTTGAGAATAAACTACCAAGACTGTTCATCGAAGACTTTCCGGATTATGAAAATCGAGGAATAATGATTGACATAAGCCGAGACAGGATTCCAAATCTTGAGGTTCTCAAATCCATTATCGAAAAGCTTTCGGAACTGAAGATAAATCAAGTTCAACTTTACATGGAACACACGTTTGCTTACAGAGGTCATGAGAAGGTGTGGAAAGAATACAGTGCGTTGACACATGAAGAAATCATTGAACTGGATTCTTTCTGCAAAGAGCATTTCATAGAGCTTGTTCCTAATCAGAATACATTCGGGCATTTGAGCAAATGGCTTATACACGATGAATACAAACATCTTGCGGAGGCACCAGATGGGTATGATACGCCGTGGGGAGGTCGGTACGAGTATCCCTTCTCTATCTCTCCCCTTGTTCCAAGCTCGCTAGACTTTATAAACGAACTATTAGGAGAGCTTTTGCCAAACTTTTCAAGTGAGCAGGTAAACATTGGTTGTGATGAGACATTCGATTTGGGGCAGGGAAAATCTAAAGAATTGTGCGAACAGTATGGCAAAGGCAAGGTATATTTTGACTTTTTGATGAAAATTTACAATATCGCAAAAAGATACAAAAAGGTAGTAATGTTCTGGGGAGACATTATCGAAAATCATCCTGAGTTCATCCCTCAGTTACCAAAGGATATGATTGCAATGGTATGGGGTTACGAAGCAAATCATCCGTTCAATGAAAAATGCAAACTTTATTCAGAAAGCGGGTTGTCTTTCTATGTCTGTCCTGGGACATCTACGTGGAATACTTTTATAGGGAGAGCTGATAATGCCATTGAAAATATAAAGAACGCAATTTACAATGGATACAAGCACGGAGCAATAGGAGTGTTAACAACCGATTGGGGAGATAATGGACATCCTCAACATCTACCTTTTTCATGGATTGGTTTCTCTTTAAGTGCCGCTTTAAGTTGGAACCTTGCAAGGATTGGAGTAGAGGAACTACTAAATAACATCAATCTCCACATATTTGAGACAGAAGAACCTTTAGCGGAGGCAATATACAAATTAGGTCAGTTACACAACGCTCTTCCATACACACCAAATGGGACTCCGTATTTCTATGCATTTATCTTCCCGGATGCGTTTAGCCGAAATGAGAAACTCAGAGAAATAAGCGAGGAAACTTTGGGCAAACTTAAAGGTGAGTTGCAAATAATAAAAGAAAACCTACGTTCGATGTCAGTGGAAGATAAGAAGCTTGAAAATATTGTTGAACAAGTTGTTAACGATATAGAGTTCGCTAAGTTGGGCATACAGGTGCTAAGTTTTCTCAAAAATTATGGTTCCATTGAATCCGTCCCAGATAACGAATGGAACGAATTCGATACGGAACTCGAACGTGTCTTGGAAGACTACAGGAGAATTTGGTTAAAATGGAATAGACCAGGAGGGTTAGAGCAGAGTATTTTCAAATTAACAAGAATAAGAAGGGTAAGAAACGGTGACAGACGGGGGTTGATTTTCTAAGTTATGCGAAAGATACAAAAGAGGACGAAATTGATTATTAACCATATAACAGCATCTGTTCCCCTTTTATATTTAGCAGTCGCATTGCTTATACCATTTATTTTAAGCTTTCGATTTGCCGGTGGGTTTTCTTTCGATGCACTTGTTGATAACAGTTCAAAAATAAAGTTTACGATATATCAGGCATTCCTATCTTCGGTTCTAACCGCACTTTTAGGTATCCCTGGAGCATACCTTGTTGGTAGAACGAAGATACATCCTGTGATTAAAAAAGTGTTCCGTATTATGTCGAGCATACCTTTCGTATTACCTGGGATTACAATGGCTATAGGGTTTTTTCTTGTTTTTGGCAACAGAGGATTGTATTTGCAGTTACTAAGGCTTCTTGGATTTGATGTTCGTATACTTTACACATTTACTGCAGTGCTCCTCGGTCATGTCTTTTACAACTTTCCTCTCTTTATCAGGATAGTCGGTGAAGCGTGGGAAAACATGGATGGTTATTTGATAGAGGCTGCAAAAATCGACGGTGCATCAAAATGGCAGGTATTTTCAAAAGTGGAAGTCCCTGTGCTGTTGCCTGCCATATTGAGAGCATTTTTTTTAACGTATATTTACACATTCACCAGCTTTTCGGTAGTTTTGATACTTGGTGGAATCAAATATTCAACACTTGAAGTAGCGATTTACATGTATTCAAGAATCACTTTCGATTTCAAAGCCGCCTCCACACTTATGCTCTTCCAACTTTTGTTTATCTCGATTATAGGCTTTTTTACATCAGTTAAAAGGGAGCGCTTTGAGAAGCACCACTACCGACACCTTGAGAAATTTCCACTTTGGGGTTATTTTTTCTTCGTGGTGTCCACACTCTTGATATTTGTCCCCTTAATTTATTCAGCACTTTCTGGTTTCTTGGATTATTACGGCAAATTTTCTCTGACAAATTTCAAAATGCTCTTTTCCGAAGATTTAGAGTACCTTGCTGGAACGGATTTAAAGAGTATGATTTTTTACACATTCATTATAGCGTTGTCCT
It encodes the following:
- a CDS encoding ABC transporter permease; this encodes MRKIQKRTKLIINHITASVPLLYLAVALLIPFILSFRFAGGFSFDALVDNSSKIKFTIYQAFLSSVLTALLGIPGAYLVGRTKIHPVIKKVFRIMSSIPFVLPGITMAIGFFLVFGNRGLYLQLLRLLGFDVRILYTFTAVLLGHVFYNFPLFIRIVGEAWENMDGYLIEAAKIDGASKWQVFSKVEVPVLLPAILRAFFLTYIYTFTSFSVVLILGGIKYSTLEVAIYMYSRITFDFKAASTLMLFQLLFISIIGFFTSVKRERFEKHHYRHLEKFPLWGYFFFVVSTLLIFVPLIYSALSGFLDYYGKFSLTNFKMLFSEDLEYLAGTDLKSMIFYTFIIALSSSLISVVITMFAGYYSSKGKRLYYLVLIPAAMSSVTIAFSYVFINIPVLLKLIIVHSLINLPIVFGIIETGWRNIPQSIIDAAKVDGASTMKWVSKIAVPMMRNYIFTAFVYSFTISVGETSGTLTLAEPPITTFSAVVFRLMSSRNTEIAMALNTFYFAFVVSLFIIIEILRKEEHA
- a CDS encoding beta-N-acetylhexosaminidase produces the protein MDKELLLIPKPKLMQWKVEQESGVTIPKSGFIYTTNEKIAKYLREKETVFKEYTITKSKKGDEFLQLIVNPYIFPKKEGYRLTIDSNIVITAHDEAGLFYGVQTLRQILRQISHFENKLPRLFIEDFPDYENRGIMIDISRDRIPNLEVLKSIIEKLSELKINQVQLYMEHTFAYRGHEKVWKEYSALTHEEIIELDSFCKEHFIELVPNQNTFGHLSKWLIHDEYKHLAEAPDGYDTPWGGRYEYPFSISPLVPSSLDFINELLGELLPNFSSEQVNIGCDETFDLGQGKSKELCEQYGKGKVYFDFLMKIYNIAKRYKKVVMFWGDIIENHPEFIPQLPKDMIAMVWGYEANHPFNEKCKLYSESGLSFYVCPGTSTWNTFIGRADNAIENIKNAIYNGYKHGAIGVLTTDWGDNGHPQHLPFSWIGFSLSAALSWNLARIGVEELLNNINLHIFETEEPLAEAIYKLGQLHNALPYTPNGTPYFYAFIFPDAFSRNEKLREISEETLGKLKGELQIIKENLRSMSVEDKKLENIVEQVVNDIEFAKLGIQVLSFLKNYGSIESVPDNEWNEFDTELERVLEDYRRIWLKWNRPGGLEQSIFKLTRIRRVRNGDRRGLIF
- the guaA gene encoding glutamine-hydrolyzing GMP synthase encodes the protein MERRTVVVLDFGSQYTQLILRRVRELGFYAELLPYDEPWESVQKLLPSAFILSGGPASVYDENSPKIPSYVFESNLPVLGICYGLQALVHQLGGRVEKSPHREFGPAQLEILKHVGIFEGVPSKFTVWMSHSDRVEVLPDGFEVIARSENSPYAAIRSLDNKYYGVQFHPEVVHTQYGKDILRNFLTVVAKLSPNWSMKNLAEEIINELREKIDGKVILGLSGGVDSSVVAMLLYKAVPDKLIPIFVDTGLLRKNEGQEVVKQFEELGIRIHYVDASDRFFEVLEGIEDPEEKRKRIGHTFIDVFYEEAMKLKQKHGDIQYLAQGTLYPDVIESKVAERKAGAKIKTHHNVGGLPEKLPFKIIEPLRYLFKDEVRALGKELGLPESILYRHPFPGPGLAVRIIGAVTKEAVSILQEADAIFIEELKKWDLYNKVWQAFAVLLPVKTVGVMGDYRTYENVIALRAVTSEDGMTADWAKLPHEFLNHVAKRIVNEVKGVNRVVYDITSKPPATIEWE